CCAATCAACATAAGCTGCTCTGAGTAAAAACCTCAGAATCAGCGAGAATACGATTAATCCGGCAATAAACTGGATTAAGAACAATCCGCCTTGACCTATTGGTGACATAATCTTCTCCGTTTGTGTATTTTGATACGACTGATCAAGTGTTTAATGCTGTTCTAATTTTTTCGGTGGCGGGCAGTCGGAAAGTTCATCTGCCAGCGTTTCCGCACGAAGTTTAGCACACATCATCGCCTCTGCAACAATGTCCTCCAGACGATTGCTTTCAAAAGATTGGATGGCTTTTTCAGTGGTGCCATTCGGTGAGGTTACGTTTCTACGTAACTGAGCACAGTCTTCTGAGCTTTCCAGCGCCATTTTTGCAGCACCAAACGCAGTTTGAATGGTCAGAATTCTAGCAGCTTGCTCACTTAATCCCATACCTTGAGCGGCTTTTTGCATAGCTTCCATAAATAGGAAATAATAGGCAGGTCCAGAACCAGAGACCGCTGTGACGGTATCTAAATCGGATTCAGTTTTGACCCATACGGTGATTCCAACCGCTCGAAGAATGTTTTCAGCCTGACTTTTTTGTTCTTCGGACACGAACTCGTTTGCGTAAAGTCCTGTAGCACCACTTTGAATCATCGCAGGCGTGTTTGGCATGCAGCGCACCACGGCAACCTTGCCGCCAAGCCAGCGTACAATATCAGTGGCACGAACACCAGCGGCAACAGAAATGATAAGCGGGTTTTTCTGTTGCATGGCACCACCGACTTCTGTGCAGACGTTCTGCAAAACTTGAGGTTTAATAGCCAGAACCACAATATCGGATTGCGCTACTGCTGAAGCATTGTCTTCCAGGCAGGCGATACCAAGTGTTTGGGAAATGGATTGTCTTTTAGATTCGTTTGGATCGGTGGCAATGATATTGGTGGCGGGAAAGCCACTGGCAATAAGTCCCTTGATCAGGCTAAGCGCCATGTTGCCCGAGCCGATAAAACTGATTTTGATATTAGAGTTCATTGTGTTAACCACTCCCTGTTGCTATTAGCGGTCAACACAATGGCATTTGATCAGCTCTAAAACTCTCCCCATTCATCGCAACTTTCCATTTCTAGTGTGGAAGGTGGCGGTGTTTGGGTGTCTGTATCGCTATGGAGAGTGATATCAGAAGCCGGTTTATGTGTTACCGCTATTTTTGGTTTGTCTGTGGAAGATTTTACCGAATTTGACGTCGCTGAAACAGTCTTTGTCACAGGTTTTGGTTGAGAAGTATGTCGGGTTTCTGTCCCACCCATGGCAATATCTTTTTCAAGGGCTGTGATTTTATCAATCACATCTAGGCTCATGGACTCAAGTTTATCCATTTCTTCAGTGGCTTTCTCAACGTCACCGACATCCACTAAATCCAGCACGGAACCGATGAAAGCATGCAGGTTTGAGTGAGCGTGTTCTAGTTCCGTATATGACGGTAAATGGCTCACGACTTTTCCAGGACCGTAAATCCATTTACCAAGAGCGCATTGAGTGCCATCGGATGCTGTGTTGCGATCAAAGTCAATATCCACATGGTTGATATAGGCTCTGACTTTGACACGCCATTGTCTGTGCCCTCGACGAGCACTTGAGAAGTCGAAGCCCATGGTTTCTGCGGGTGTGTAAAGGTGAGACATGAAATGGTTGATAGTGAAAGCCAATATAGTATGGTCCATCGCTTCAGCCATGTTGCCAAGTTGCTCTGCTGTTGCAGTTGATTCTTCAACCAAAGCCGCATTTTGTTGTACAGCGCCATCAATGCTTGTGATGGCTAAGTTAACCTGGTCGACACCTTCCGATTGTTCGTGGCTGGACGCCGCGATCTCTTCAATAATCTGGTTGACTTTATTGATGGATTCCGCAATACCATTCAATGCCTCTCCGGAGTTTTTGACATGCTGTGTTCCTTCGGAAACCTTCTGCACCGTATCCTCAATAAGGTTGCGGATATCTTTTGCTGCTTCCGCTGATTTACCAGCGAGATTACGAACCTCTCCGGCAACCACCGCAAAGCCTCGTCCATGCTCTCCGGCACGAGCCGCTTCAACCGCTGCGTTAAGTGCTAACAGATTTGTTTGGAAAGCGATGTTGTCGATCAGGCTGATAATATCGTTGATTTTTTGACTGGATTCATGGATTTGTTCCATGCTAGCAATGGCATTTTCCATCACAGTGACGCCACTGCCTGCTTGTTGAGCGCTGTGTTTGGTGACTTTGCTGGCTTCAATAGCATTGTCTGCGTTTTGTTTAACGGTGGAGGTCATTTGTTCCATGCTGGCAGCGGTTTCTTCAATGGAGGCTGCTTGTTGCTGTGTTCTGTCGTTCAGCTCAATGCTTGAGTTACTTATTTCAAGCGCGCTACCTTTTACGCTGTCTATGGCATTTTTGGTTTGCCCAATTAGAGAACCGAGATTATCGACAGCAACATTCAGTGCATCTTGCAATAGTGCAAAACGACCATGTGCAGGCGTTTCTATGTGGTGGTTTAATACACCATCAGCCATATCAGTAGCAACTTTAATGGCCTGGTTGATTGGCATTTCTAAAGCATCAATTAATTCATTGATGGATTCACTGACTTCACGGGTGACGCCCGATATTTTTGAAACATCAATTCGCTTATCTAGGATTCCAAACTTCATTAAATCAATAGTGTGTTTGACTTCTTCAAGGATGACAAGGTCTTGTGTACGATCTACCCATTCTACGAGCGTGCCAATACGTGATCCGGTACGATCTTTCATTGCCATAACGTGCAATTCAAAATGGAGATTACTGATTTTGATATTTGCCTTCATTTCATCAGGCATTTGATCAAGCATGGCTCGATTGTGAGCAGGATTTTTATGGAAAATATCTATGTTCGAGCCAATCAGGTTTTTGATATCAAAGCTGGGAAATTCTGATTTGATCTGTTCATACTTTTCTTCAAAAAGGTCTTTTAGCCGCTCGTTCATATAGGTGATGTTGTAGTTTTTGTCAGCAATCATCACATTGCAGTCGGTCTTATCAAGAACTAACTGCATTTGACGAGCCTTGTCTAGCTGTGAAGCCGCTTCTTCGCAGCTTGCTAGGTAAGCAAGTGAAACAGATTCCATACTTTTGATTAGTTTTCCAGATGACGATCTAGCATCAACATTTTTGGAATTTAATATGTCACCGCTAGCAAGTTGCAAAAGCTGTTTCGTGTACTTCGCATAGTTGCGTTCTTGCTTAAAACCAACCCAAATAAGAGAACCCAATAAAAGAGTAAGCCCTGCATATTCCAGTGTAACGTGGGCGCCTAAAAATTTGGTTGCGATGATAGGAAGGAGTGCAATCGTCGCAATGGACGGAAGTAGCGTTGTTAATTTGATGCCTGCGAATATATTGAGCTTTTGCCAGTTGATTCCGTAATAAATTTGTCCATAGTGAATATGGGCTTTGCCGGAAGCAATATCCTTATAGGCTTGTGTTGCAGCTTTCTTTTGTTCTTCATTAATGGCAGATCTAACCGACATGTAACCAATGGGTTTCCCATTTGCAAAAATAGGAGTGGCTTGTGCCAGAACCCAGTAAAATCCACCATTTTTTCGACGGTTCTTTACTAATTGACTCCAAGTAAGACCACTTTTGAGCGTTTTCCACATGTCCTCAAATACCACTGGTGGCACATCGGGGTGACGAATGATATTGTGGGGTTGTCCAATTAGTTCATTACGAGTGAACCCACTTGCTGCCTCAAAAGCATCATTACACTCAATAATATTTCCAACTAAATCTGTTTTTGAAACAAGGTGAATGCCTTGTGGAACTTTGTACTCTTCGTTAGTTATTGGCTGGTTATTTCTCATAAGCGTCTAAGAGCTTCCTTGTTAGGTACAAAAATCGGATGTTTAAAAATATAGCTTTTAGTCATACTGTCTTCAATATTGCCTGAATAACATTACTTTTTGTAGTGTTTTTTTGCTTAGATCACCATAAAACTTTTTTGGGGCGGATGAACTTAACTTATTGAATTTCATTAAAGTTCTAAAAAAACGGTCGATAAAAAGTTAAACAGAATAATAAATGCCGCTCACACGGACGTTCAAGCGCTCAATAGGATGTGTTGTTCTGACGGTCGATAATTCGATTTGTTTATGAACGAGTAGCGCTTAAGGCTAAAAGTGAGGTGTAGACCAGTGTCAAATTCAATCATGCCATCAAGTGAAAGTGTTTCAGATTTGCTCGGCCAAAGTGGTCGTGCTGCTACGGTTTTGTCAGAATTATTGAAGAACCGTCAGGATCATGAAGACGCCAACAACAAAAATAAGTCCGGTTTTCCGGTTTCGTCGTTATTGGATAGCTTTTCGCCTTCCAAGGCATTGCAACAGGCATCTTATGCTTCCAGCGCACAGACGCAGTATGCCTATAGCAATACCATGACCTTGAATCTCACCACGAAAGAAGGTGACCAAGTCAGTGTCGACTTCCGCCAGCTTTATGCCGAGTACAAATCCTATCAAACACAGCAAAGTGTCAAGTCAGGACCAAGCGGCGCCCGTTATTTTGAAAGCACACAAGCAATGGAATCCACAGCCTTTGAAGAACGTTTCGGTTTTTCGGTAAAAGGTGATTTAAATGACAATGAAATGAAAGCGATTTTTGATGTCTTTCAACAGGTGGATAATTTGGCAAATCACTTCTTTAAGGGCGACATTGAGAAAGCCTTCAAAAAAGCGGTGGATTTGAATGTTGATTTCGGTCAGTTGCAAAGTGTGAGTGTTAATTTACAGCAAACACAAACCTATGCGGCGAGTTACCAACAGGCAGCAGCCTATCAGCAACAAGGTAGCAGTGATGTTGCCAGTGCGAATGGCGCTACCCCTGGTTCTTCTGTTGTAGCATTGCCAGCGTATTTGCAAAAAATGCAAAACGTGGTCGATACCTTGAGTCAGCAGTTTGACAATGCCCGTCAGATTGCTGAAAAAATGCTTGCTGATGTGGTCGCATCACGTTTCCCTGAAGAAGGAACGCAGTCGATTATTTTGCAAAGACTTCAAGATTTGCATGATGCACTTATCAACAGAGTACCGTTGAGTGAAACGACATTGAAACCCAGCGGTATTGTGATCAATCCTAATAAGGAAACGGCTACGGATGCCGTGAATACAACGCCTGCTACCAATCAGGATGTTTCTGTCGCCTGATTGTTTGGTGTCAGCGATAAGCAATCAAAAACTGCCAGGTTGGGGGGATGGTCTGCCTCCAGCCATAACTATTTCCCAACGTTCAAAAATATCAGCCAAAAAAACTAGTCTATTTTGCTTAGCCCATTTACTATGAGTGTAAAAAATAATAAATGGTGGCACGCTTATGAGAACGATGCAGGATGCATTTGTCATTTTTTCGGTTGTTTTTACGCTCTTAATCACAGTGTTAGGGTTTTTCTGGTACCAAGTCTGGTGGACATTCGCTGTTTGGCTACCACTATTATTGCTTGGTGTGCATGACATCTTGCAAACCCAACATACCATTCTCAGACTCTACCCTGTTTTAGGTCATATTCGTTATCTATTTGAATCCATTCGTCCTGAAATTCAGCAATATTTCGTTGAAGATGATACCAATGGTAAGCCCATTAGCCGTGAATTCCGTTCCTTGGTCTATCAGCGTGCAAAAGGGGAAAGAGATACTATCCCGTTTGGAACGCAGTTTGATGTAACCCGTGTCGGATATGAATGGACGAATCACTCGCTTTTTCCCGTTGAAGCCATGGTGGAAGATCCAAGAGTGGTTCTTGGCGAAGGACGCTGCCGTTATCCTTACTGTTCTGCTCTGATTAATATTTCTGCGATGAGTTATGGCGCATTGAGTCAAAATGCGATTCGCGCACTGAACCTAGGTGCCAAGCTAGGTAACTTTGCACACAATACCGGTGAAGGCGGGCTGAGTCCTTATCATCTCGTGAATGGTGGAGACTTGGTTATGCAGATCGGCACCGGATATTTCGGTTATCGCACACATGATGGCCAATTCGACCACCATAAATTCACTCAAGCGGCAAAATTAGAACAGGTCAGAATGATTGAAATTAAGTTGTCTCAAGGTGCCAAACCTGGTCATGGCGGCCTGTTGCCCGGCGCAAAGGTGACGGAAGAAATTGCCGAGATAAGAGGAGTGGAAGTCGGAAAAGATGTGGTTTCTCCACCGATGCACAGTGCATTTGATTCGCCTATCGGGTTGTTGAAGTTTATAGAGGAATTACGAGAAATATCGGGAAAACCCGTTGGCTTTAAATTGGCGGTGGGGCGTACCGAGGAGTTTCTTGCACTTTGTAAGGCAATGCTGGTGACCAAAATTGTGCCGGACTTTATTACCGTAGATGGCGGTGAAGGTGGTACGGGAGCAGCTCCTATTGAGTTCTCTAACTCAATGGGCACACCGTTAAAAGAAGCGTTGTATATTGTGCATAACGGTTTGGTGGGCTGTGGCTTGCGAGATCAGATTCGTATTATCGCTTCCGGTAAGATATTGTCTGCTTTTCATTTGTTTCGTGCGTTGGCGCTGGGAGCGGATACTGTAAACTCCGCGAGGGGGATGATGTTCGCACTCGGCTGTGTTCAGTCATTACATTGCAATACAGATAAATGTCCAACGGGGGTCGCCACTCAAAATCCTAGACGTTCTAAAGCGCTCGATGTGCCAAGTAAGGCACAACGGGTTGCTAATTATCAGGGTTCTGTTATTCACCATTTCAAGCAAATGTTAGCAGCGGCGGGTTTGAGGTCAACAACAGAAATCAGTGCGAGTGATATTTATCGACGAGTCAGTGAAACACAAGTAAAGACTTTGGCGGAAATTTATCCGGTCATGCCTGCTGGCGCGTTGTTGGACGTCGACACCATTCCAGAGGATTGGCAAGGGTTTTGGGATAAGGCCAATCCGCATTTCTGGTCAGACTATCACAGCCAAGTCGTTGCAGAAGAAATGACGGGTTAAGTTAGGATTTACGGAGTGTTATAGTTTCGAGCACCGAAGATGTCGGTGCCGATGCGCACGATCGTGGCACCTTCAAGAATTGCGGCTTCCAAGTCGCCAGACATCCCCATGGATAAAGTATCCAATGTTTGATTCGGTAGCTGTTGTTGTAAGGTTTTTAGCAAATCTTTCATTTTCTTAAAGGGTTTGCGCTGTTCTTCCAACCCGGTTCGAGGCGAGGGGATTGCCATCAACCCGCGTAATTCGATGTTAGGCAACTGAGCAACTTCTTTTGCAACGGAAAGTAGTTCTGTTGGTGTGAAGCCTGACTTGGTTGCTTCATCATCAATATTGACTTCAAGCAGAATCTTTAGCGGCGGTAAATCTGTTGGGCGTTGTGCACTTAGACGTTGCGCAATTTTTAAGCGATCCACACTATGTACCATGGTGAAGTTTTCCGCAATGGGACGCGTCTTGTTGGATTGAATCGGGCCAATAAAGTGCCACTCCAAATCTGGGCGAACTTCGATTTTCTCCAATGCTTCCTGAAGGTAGTTCTCGCCAAAACAAGTTTGCCCGGCTTCCGCCAAAGTGATGATGTCTTCTATCGGTTTGGTTTTGCTCACCGCCAGTAATGAAACATGGTGATCAGGATCATGTTGACGGATTTTATCCAGCACTTGTTGATAGCGTTGTATCAGTTCAGGGTT
This portion of the Hydrogenovibrio marinus genome encodes:
- the proC gene encoding pyrroline-5-carboxylate reductase → MNSNIKISFIGSGNMALSLIKGLIASGFPATNIIATDPNESKRQSISQTLGIACLEDNASAVAQSDIVVLAIKPQVLQNVCTEVGGAMQQKNPLIISVAAGVRATDIVRWLGGKVAVVRCMPNTPAMIQSGATGLYANEFVSEEQKSQAENILRAVGITVWVKTESDLDTVTAVSGSGPAYYFLFMEAMQKAAQGMGLSEQAARILTIQTAFGAAKMALESSEDCAQLRRNVTSPNGTTEKAIQSFESNRLEDIVAEAMMCAKLRAETLADELSDCPPPKKLEQH
- a CDS encoding methyl-accepting chemotaxis protein, producing the protein MRNNQPITNEEYKVPQGIHLVSKTDLVGNIIECNDAFEAASGFTRNELIGQPHNIIRHPDVPPVVFEDMWKTLKSGLTWSQLVKNRRKNGGFYWVLAQATPIFANGKPIGYMSVRSAINEEQKKAATQAYKDIASGKAHIHYGQIYYGINWQKLNIFAGIKLTTLLPSIATIALLPIIATKFLGAHVTLEYAGLTLLLGSLIWVGFKQERNYAKYTKQLLQLASGDILNSKNVDARSSSGKLIKSMESVSLAYLASCEEAASQLDKARQMQLVLDKTDCNVMIADKNYNITYMNERLKDLFEEKYEQIKSEFPSFDIKNLIGSNIDIFHKNPAHNRAMLDQMPDEMKANIKISNLHFELHVMAMKDRTGSRIGTLVEWVDRTQDLVILEEVKHTIDLMKFGILDKRIDVSKISGVTREVSESINELIDALEMPINQAIKVATDMADGVLNHHIETPAHGRFALLQDALNVAVDNLGSLIGQTKNAIDSVKGSALEISNSSIELNDRTQQQAASIEETAASMEQMTSTVKQNADNAIEASKVTKHSAQQAGSGVTVMENAIASMEQIHESSQKINDIISLIDNIAFQTNLLALNAAVEAARAGEHGRGFAVVAGEVRNLAGKSAEAAKDIRNLIEDTVQKVSEGTQHVKNSGEALNGIAESINKVNQIIEEIAASSHEQSEGVDQVNLAITSIDGAVQQNAALVEESTATAEQLGNMAEAMDHTILAFTINHFMSHLYTPAETMGFDFSSARRGHRQWRVKVRAYINHVDIDFDRNTASDGTQCALGKWIYGPGKVVSHLPSYTELEHAHSNLHAFIGSVLDLVDVGDVEKATEEMDKLESMSLDVIDKITALEKDIAMGGTETRHTSQPKPVTKTVSATSNSVKSSTDKPKIAVTHKPASDITLHSDTDTQTPPPSTLEMESCDEWGEF
- a CDS encoding FMN-binding glutamate synthase family protein, coding for MRTMQDAFVIFSVVFTLLITVLGFFWYQVWWTFAVWLPLLLLGVHDILQTQHTILRLYPVLGHIRYLFESIRPEIQQYFVEDDTNGKPISREFRSLVYQRAKGERDTIPFGTQFDVTRVGYEWTNHSLFPVEAMVEDPRVVLGEGRCRYPYCSALINISAMSYGALSQNAIRALNLGAKLGNFAHNTGEGGLSPYHLVNGGDLVMQIGTGYFGYRTHDGQFDHHKFTQAAKLEQVRMIEIKLSQGAKPGHGGLLPGAKVTEEIAEIRGVEVGKDVVSPPMHSAFDSPIGLLKFIEELREISGKPVGFKLAVGRTEEFLALCKAMLVTKIVPDFITVDGGEGGTGAAPIEFSNSMGTPLKEALYIVHNGLVGCGLRDQIRIIASGKILSAFHLFRALALGADTVNSARGMMFALGCVQSLHCNTDKCPTGVATQNPRRSKALDVPSKAQRVANYQGSVIHHFKQMLAAAGLRSTTEISASDIYRRVSETQVKTLAEIYPVMPAGALLDVDTIPEDWQGFWDKANPHFWSDYHSQVVAEEMTG
- a CDS encoding YggS family pyridoxal phosphate-dependent enzyme, with the protein product MSNPELIQRYQQVLDKIRQHDPDHHVSLLAVSKTKPIEDIITLAEAGQTCFGENYLQEALEKIEVRPDLEWHFIGPIQSNKTRPIAENFTMVHSVDRLKIAQRLSAQRPTDLPPLKILLEVNIDDEATKSGFTPTELLSVAKEVAQLPNIELRGLMAIPSPRTGLEEQRKPFKKMKDLLKTLQQQLPNQTLDTLSMGMSGDLEAAILEGATIVRIGTDIFGARNYNTP